One Mycobacterium kubicae genomic window carries:
- a CDS encoding helix-turn-helix domain-containing protein, producing the protein MRKPRKTREQLLLELRHAYEGGASIRNLAATTGRSYGCIHNMLRESGTTMRSRGGPNHRSRAT; encoded by the coding sequence ATGCGGAAGCCGAGAAAAACACGCGAGCAGTTGCTGCTCGAGTTGCGCCACGCCTATGAGGGCGGGGCCAGCATCCGCAATCTGGCCGCCACCACCGGACGTTCCTACGGCTGCATCCACAACATGCTGCGCGAGTCGGGAACGACGATGCGCAGCCGCGGTGGGCCCAACCACCGGTCACGCGCGACGTAG
- the ripA gene encoding NlpC/P60 family peptidoglycan endopeptidase RipA has product MRQTRRGSASRPVARLVRPAIPSVLSVALLLCTPGLAAGDPGTDSIATLIADVARANQRLEDLSATVETEQESVNKAMVAVETARDNAAEAGHELETNQQAVKDANAAIEAAQHRFNTFAAATYMNGPSDGYLTARSPDDIIAAATATRTLTASAQAVMANLQRARTEQVNKESAARAAKDKADKAAADAKASQEAAVAALNDTRHKFDEQREQVNRLAAERDAAQAKLETARLAAAHSWSVGAGAPGSPPAADQWDHAAQPGARKWDGWDPTLPQVPSANIQGDPIAVVNQVLGYSATSAQVTASMGRNFLQQLGILKPNDTGITNAPTGGTSSRIPRVYGRQASEYVIRRGMSQIGVPYSWGGGNAAGPSKGIDSGANITGFDCSGLVLYSFAGVGIKLPHYSGSQYNMGRKIPTAQMRRGDVIFYGPGGSQHVTIYLGDGQMLEAPDIGLKVRVAPVRTSGMTPFVVRYIEY; this is encoded by the coding sequence ATGAGACAGACACGCCGTGGCTCTGCCTCGCGACCGGTCGCCCGACTGGTGCGACCGGCGATTCCGTCGGTGCTGAGTGTGGCACTGTTGCTGTGCACCCCGGGTCTGGCCGCCGGTGACCCCGGCACCGATTCAATCGCCACCCTCATTGCCGATGTCGCCCGGGCCAACCAGCGTCTGGAAGACCTGAGCGCGACCGTCGAGACCGAACAGGAGAGCGTCAACAAGGCGATGGTCGCGGTGGAAACCGCCCGCGACAACGCCGCCGAGGCCGGACATGAACTGGAAACCAACCAGCAGGCGGTCAAGGACGCCAACGCGGCGATCGAGGCCGCGCAGCACCGGTTCAACACCTTCGCCGCCGCCACCTATATGAATGGTCCATCCGACGGCTACCTGACCGCGAGAAGCCCCGACGACATCATCGCCGCCGCGACGGCCACCCGGACCCTCACTGCCAGCGCCCAAGCGGTGATGGCCAACCTGCAGCGCGCCCGCACCGAGCAGGTGAACAAGGAGTCGGCCGCACGGGCCGCCAAGGACAAGGCGGACAAGGCCGCCGCCGACGCCAAGGCAAGCCAGGAGGCGGCGGTCGCGGCCCTCAACGACACCCGGCACAAGTTCGACGAACAGCGCGAACAAGTCAATCGGCTGGCCGCCGAGCGCGACGCGGCGCAAGCCAAGTTGGAAACCGCCCGGCTGGCGGCCGCGCACAGCTGGTCGGTGGGCGCCGGCGCACCCGGCTCGCCGCCCGCAGCGGACCAGTGGGACCACGCGGCCCAACCCGGCGCGCGCAAGTGGGACGGCTGGGATCCCACGCTGCCGCAGGTCCCCAGCGCCAACATCCAGGGCGACCCGATTGCGGTGGTCAATCAGGTGCTGGGTTACTCCGCCACCTCCGCCCAGGTCACCGCCAGCATGGGGCGCAACTTCCTGCAACAGCTGGGCATCCTCAAGCCCAACGACACCGGCATCACCAACGCCCCGACCGGTGGGACGTCAAGCCGGATCCCTCGCGTCTATGGGCGGCAGGCCTCCGAGTACGTGATCCGTCGCGGCATGTCCCAGATCGGTGTTCCTTATTCCTGGGGTGGCGGGAACGCTGCCGGGCCCAGTAAAGGCATCGACTCGGGGGCCAACATCACCGGCTTCGACTGCTCGGGCCTGGTCCTGTACTCGTTCGCCGGCGTCGGCATCAAGCTGCCGCACTACTCGGGGTCGCAATACAACATGGGCCGCAAGATCCCCACCGCGCAGATGCGCCGCGGCGACGTCATCTTCTACGGCCCGGGCGGCAGCCAGCACGTGACCATCTACCTCGGCGACGGACAGATGCTCGAGGCGCCCGACATCGGTCTGAAGGTGCGGGTGGCGCCGGTGCGCACCAGCGGCATGACGCCCTTCGTGGTCCGCTACATCGAGTACTGA
- the fabG1 gene encoding 3-oxoacyl-ACP reductase FabG1, with protein sequence MTDTATDNTTESAADGGKPAFVSRSVLVTGGNRGIGLAIAQRLAADGHKVAVTHRGSGAPEGLFGVECDVTDNDTVDRAFKEVEEHQGAVEVLVSNAGLSADAFLIRMTEERFEKVIDANLTGAFRVAQRAARSMQRKKFGRMIFIGSVSGTWGIGNQANYAASKAGVIGMARSISRELSKVNVTANVVAPGYIDTDMTRSLDERIQEGALQFIPAKRVGTAAEVAGVVSFLASEDASYISGAVIPVDGGMGMGH encoded by the coding sequence GTGACTGACACGGCCACTGACAACACCACCGAAAGTGCTGCAGACGGCGGCAAACCCGCATTCGTATCCCGTTCTGTACTGGTGACGGGCGGAAACCGGGGGATCGGTCTGGCGATCGCACAGCGGCTGGCCGCCGACGGACACAAGGTTGCCGTCACCCACCGTGGATCCGGGGCGCCCGAGGGCCTGTTCGGCGTCGAGTGCGACGTCACCGACAACGACACCGTCGACCGCGCCTTCAAGGAGGTCGAGGAGCACCAGGGCGCGGTCGAGGTGCTGGTGTCCAACGCCGGCCTGTCCGCCGACGCGTTCCTCATCCGGATGACCGAGGAAAGGTTCGAAAAGGTCATCGACGCCAACCTCACCGGGGCCTTTCGGGTCGCGCAACGGGCTGCGCGCAGCATGCAGCGAAAGAAGTTCGGCCGCATGATCTTCATCGGATCGGTCTCCGGCACCTGGGGCATCGGCAACCAGGCGAACTACGCGGCCTCCAAGGCCGGTGTGATCGGCATGGCCCGCTCGATCTCCCGCGAGCTGTCCAAGGTCAACGTGACCGCAAACGTGGTGGCGCCGGGCTACATCGACACCGACATGACCCGTTCGCTGGACGAGCGCATTCAAGAGGGGGCGCTGCAATTCATCCCGGCCAAGCGGGTTGGCACCGCCGCCGAGGTCGCCGGGGTGGTCAGCTTCCTGGCATCCGAGGACGCCAGTTACATCTCCGGTGCGGTCATCCCCGTAGACGGCGGCATGGGCATGGGCCACTGA
- a CDS encoding DUF58 domain-containing protein, which produces MTDSKTPAVVHPPSMQRGSIDDPKLAAALRTLELTVSRKLDGILHGDHLGLIPGPGSEPGESRMYQPGDDVRRMDWAVTARTTHPHVRQMIADRELETWLVVDMSASLDFGTAVCEKRDLAVAAAAAISFLNTGGGNRLGALISNGVNTIRVPARSGRQHVQTMLRTIATTPRAPVGVRGDLAAAIDALRRPERRRGMAVIISDFLGPINWMRPLRGIAARHEVLAIEVLDPRDIELPDIGDVILQDAESGVTREFTIDSQLQTDFAKAAAAHRADVARTIRGCGAPVMTLRTDRDWIADIVRFVASRRRGAMAGRR; this is translated from the coding sequence GTGACTGATAGCAAGACGCCGGCGGTCGTCCACCCGCCGTCGATGCAACGCGGCTCCATCGACGACCCGAAGCTCGCGGCGGCGCTGCGCACCCTGGAACTGACCGTCAGCCGCAAGCTGGACGGCATCCTGCACGGCGACCACCTGGGCTTGATTCCAGGACCGGGGTCCGAGCCGGGCGAGTCGCGCATGTACCAGCCCGGTGACGACGTCCGCCGGATGGACTGGGCGGTCACCGCGCGCACCACCCACCCGCATGTCCGGCAGATGATCGCCGACCGGGAACTGGAAACCTGGCTGGTGGTCGACATGTCGGCCAGCCTGGACTTCGGCACCGCCGTGTGCGAAAAGCGTGACCTCGCGGTCGCGGCGGCAGCGGCGATCTCGTTCCTGAACACCGGCGGCGGCAACCGGCTCGGCGCGCTGATCTCCAACGGCGTCAACACCATTCGGGTACCCGCGCGGTCCGGACGCCAGCACGTGCAGACCATGTTGCGCACCATCGCCACCACCCCGCGTGCGCCGGTCGGGGTGCGGGGGGACCTGGCTGCCGCTATCGACGCGCTGCGGCGCCCCGAACGCCGGCGCGGGATGGCGGTGATCATCAGCGACTTCCTCGGCCCAATCAACTGGATGCGGCCGCTGCGTGGCATCGCCGCCCGGCACGAGGTGCTGGCGATCGAGGTGCTCGATCCCCGTGACATCGAACTGCCCGACATCGGTGACGTCATCCTGCAAGACGCCGAATCCGGCGTCACCCGCGAATTCACCATCGATTCCCAACTGCAAACCGACTTCGCCAAGGCCGCAGCGGCTCATCGCGCCGACGTCGCCCGCACCATCCGCGGCTGCGGGGCACCGGTGATGACGCTGCGCACCGACCGCGACTGGATCGCTGACATCGTCCGTTTCGTCGCTTCCCGCCGGCGCGGGGCAATGGCGGGCCGACGGTGA
- a CDS encoding VWA domain-containing protein, producing the protein MTLPLLGPMTLSGFEHSWFFLFLLVVAGLIALYVILQLARQKRMLRFANMELLESVAPKRPSRWRHLPAILLALSLVLFTVAMAGPTNDVRIPRNRAVVMLVIDVSQSMRATDVEPNRMAAAQEAAKQFADELTPGINLGLIAYAGTATVLVSPTTNREATKNALDRLQFADRTATGEAIFTALQAIATVGAVIGGGDTPPPARVVLFSDGKETMPTNPDNPKGAYTAARTAKDQGVPISTISFGTPYGFVEINDQRQPVPVDDETMKKVAQLSGGNSYNAATLQELKAVYSSLQQQIGYETIKGDASVGWLRLGALVLAIAGFAALLINRRLPT; encoded by the coding sequence ATGACGTTGCCCTTGCTTGGGCCGATGACACTGTCCGGCTTCGAACACTCCTGGTTCTTCCTGTTCCTGCTGGTGGTCGCCGGGTTGATCGCGCTGTATGTGATCCTGCAACTGGCGCGCCAGAAGCGGATGCTGCGGTTCGCCAACATGGAACTGCTGGAAAGCGTTGCGCCCAAACGGCCGTCGCGCTGGCGGCACCTCCCGGCGATCCTGCTGGCGTTGTCGCTGGTGCTGTTCACCGTCGCGATGGCCGGACCCACCAACGACGTACGGATTCCCCGCAACCGCGCGGTGGTCATGCTGGTGATCGACGTGTCGCAGTCGATGCGGGCCACCGACGTCGAACCCAACCGGATGGCCGCCGCGCAGGAGGCCGCCAAGCAGTTCGCCGACGAATTGACCCCCGGCATCAACCTCGGATTGATCGCCTACGCGGGCACGGCCACTGTGCTGGTGTCCCCGACGACCAACCGGGAGGCGACCAAGAATGCGCTCGACCGGTTGCAGTTCGCCGACCGCACCGCGACCGGGGAAGCCATCTTCACCGCGTTGCAGGCCATCGCGACCGTGGGCGCGGTGATCGGCGGCGGCGACACCCCGCCGCCGGCGCGCGTGGTGTTGTTCTCCGACGGCAAGGAGACGATGCCGACCAACCCGGACAACCCCAAGGGCGCTTACACCGCGGCACGCACCGCCAAAGACCAGGGCGTACCCATCTCGACGATCTCCTTCGGCACGCCATACGGCTTCGTCGAGATCAACGACCAGCGCCAACCGGTGCCCGTCGACGACGAGACGATGAAGAAGGTCGCTCAACTTTCCGGGGGCAACTCCTACAACGCCGCGACGCTGCAAGAGTTGAAGGCCGTCTACTCCTCTCTACAACAGCAAATCGGCTACGAAACCATCAAGGGCGACGCCAGCGTGGGTTGGCTGCGGCTGGGCGCTTTGGTGCTGGCGATTGCGGGCTTTGCGGCGTTGCTGATCAACCGGCGGCTGCCGACCTAG
- a CDS encoding TetR/AcrR family transcriptional regulator — protein sequence MPKVSEDHLAARRRQILDGARRCFAEYGYDKATVRRLEKAVGLSRGAIFHHFRDKDALFFALAHEDAERMADVASREGLIQVMRDMLAAPDEFDWLATRLEIARKLRNDPAFNRGWAERSAELAAATHDRLRRQKEANRVRDDVPDDVLQSYLELVLDGLVARLASGEDPQRLTAVLDLVENSMRRS from the coding sequence ATGCCCAAAGTCAGCGAGGACCATCTGGCGGCTCGCCGCCGCCAGATCCTCGACGGCGCTCGCCGTTGTTTTGCCGAATACGGTTACGACAAGGCCACGGTCCGGCGGTTGGAGAAGGCGGTCGGCTTGTCGCGCGGTGCGATCTTCCACCACTTCCGCGACAAGGACGCGCTGTTCTTCGCCCTGGCCCACGAGGATGCCGAGCGAATGGCCGACGTCGCCTCCCGCGAGGGGCTCATCCAGGTGATGCGCGACATGCTCGCCGCACCGGACGAGTTCGATTGGCTGGCCACCCGATTGGAGATTGCGCGCAAGCTGCGCAACGATCCGGCGTTCAACCGCGGCTGGGCGGAGCGTTCGGCGGAACTGGCAGCGGCAACGCACGATCGGCTGCGCCGGCAGAAGGAAGCCAACCGGGTCCGCGACGACGTCCCCGATGACGTGTTGCAGTCCTATCTGGAGCTGGTCCTGGACGGCTTGGTGGCCCGGCTGGCTTCCGGTGAGGACCCGCAACGACTGACCGCCGTATTGGATTTGGTGGAAAACTCGATGCGGCGCAGTTGA
- a CDS encoding AAA family ATPase translates to MTSAGGGYSGPGAHSAPPTQEGHVGGADGLAAEVHTLERAIFEVKRIIVGQDQLVERMLVGLLAKGHVLLEGVPGVAKTLAVETFARVVGGTFARIQFTPDLVPTDIIGTRIYRQGKEEFDTELGPVVVNFLLADEINRAPAKVQSALLEVMAERHVSIGGKTFPLPNPFLVMATQNPIEQEGVYPLPEAQRDRFLFKINVGYPSPEEEREIIYRMGVKPPQAKQILNSGDLLRLQDIAANNFVHHALVDYVVRVVTATRHPEQLGLNDVKSWIAFGASPRASLGIIAASRALALVRGRDYVIPQDVIEVVPDVLRHRLVLTYDALADEISPEIVINRVLQTVALPQVNAVPQSGHSVPPVMQGATAAAGR, encoded by the coding sequence ATGACATCAGCAGGTGGCGGTTACTCGGGTCCGGGTGCCCATTCGGCACCCCCGACCCAAGAGGGGCACGTAGGTGGTGCCGACGGTCTGGCCGCCGAGGTGCACACCCTCGAGCGCGCCATCTTCGAGGTCAAGCGCATCATCGTCGGCCAGGACCAGCTGGTCGAGCGGATGCTGGTCGGCCTGCTCGCCAAAGGCCACGTGCTGCTCGAAGGCGTACCCGGCGTCGCCAAGACGCTGGCCGTGGAGACCTTCGCGCGCGTCGTCGGCGGCACGTTCGCACGTATCCAGTTCACCCCCGACCTGGTGCCCACCGACATCATCGGTACCCGCATCTACCGGCAGGGCAAGGAGGAGTTCGACACCGAACTCGGACCCGTGGTGGTCAACTTCCTGCTCGCCGACGAGATCAACCGTGCGCCGGCCAAGGTCCAGTCGGCGCTGCTGGAAGTCATGGCCGAACGCCACGTGTCGATCGGTGGCAAGACCTTCCCGTTGCCTAACCCCTTCCTGGTGATGGCGACCCAGAACCCGATCGAGCAAGAGGGCGTCTACCCGCTGCCCGAGGCGCAGCGCGACCGCTTCCTGTTCAAGATCAACGTCGGCTACCCCTCGCCCGAAGAAGAGCGCGAGATCATCTACCGGATGGGCGTCAAGCCGCCTCAGGCCAAGCAGATCCTCAACTCGGGCGACCTGCTGCGCCTGCAGGACATCGCGGCCAACAACTTCGTCCACCACGCGCTGGTCGACTATGTGGTCCGCGTCGTTACCGCGACCCGCCATCCCGAACAGCTGGGGCTCAACGACGTCAAGAGCTGGATCGCCTTCGGCGCCTCGCCGCGTGCGTCGCTGGGCATCATCGCCGCGTCCCGGGCGCTGGCCCTGGTCCGCGGGCGTGACTACGTCATCCCGCAGGACGTCATCGAGGTGGTGCCCGACGTGCTGCGGCACCGCCTGGTGCTGACCTATGACGCCCTGGCCGACGAGATCTCGCCGGAGATCGTCATCAACCGCGTCCTGCAGACGGTGGCCCTACCGCAGGTGAATGCCGTTCCGCAGTCAGGTCATTCGGTGCCGCCGGTGATGCAGGGCGCCACGGCCGCGGCCGGTCGGTGA
- a CDS encoding aconitate hydratase, translated as MTSKDSVNSFGARDTLKVGDNSYQIYRLDAVPNTAKLPYSLKVLAENLLRNEDGSNITKDHIEAIANWDPEAEPSIEIQYTPARVVMQDFTGVPCIVDLATMREAIGDLGGKAEKVNPLAPADLVIDHSVIADLFGRADAFERNVEIEYERNGERYQFLRWGQGAFRDFKVVPPGTGIVHQVNIEYLAHVVMERDGIAYPDTCVGTDSHTTMVNGLGVLGWGVGGIEAEAAMLGQPVSMLIPRVVGFKLTGEIQPGVTATDVVLTVTEMLRKHGVVGKFVEFYGDGVAEVPLANRATLGNMSPEFGSTAAIFPIDEETISYLRFTGRSEEQLALVEAYAKEQGMWHNSEHEPAFSEYLELDLSEVVPSIAGPKRPQDRIALSEAKSTFRGQIPNYVGDDPEKKDYSKLDEAVDESFPASDPGQPQNGHADDKPKVHSAAAHAEGRVSNPVRVKSDEYGEFVLDHGAVVIAAITSCTNTSNPEVMLGAALLARNAVDKGLTSKPWVKTTMAPGSQVVNDYYEKAGLWPYLEKLGFYLVGYGCTTCIGNSGPLPEEISKAVNDNDLSVAAVLSGNRNFEGRINPDVKMNYLASPPLVVAYALAGTMDFDFESEALGQDKDGNDVFLKDIWPSQKDVSDTIASAINQEMFTKNYADVFKGDERWQNLPTPSGDTFEWNPESTYVRKPPYFDGMSAEPEPVTDIKGARVLALLGDSVTTDHISPAGSIKPGTPAAKYLDEHGVERKDYNSFGSRRGNHEVMIRGTFANIRLRNQLLDDVSGGYTRDFTQDDAPQAFIYDAAQNYAEQDIPLVVLGGKEYGSGSSRDWAAKGTWLLGVRAVITESFERIHRSNLIGMGVIPLQFPEGKSAESLGLDGTEVFDITGIEELNDGKTPKTVHVKASKDSGDPIEFDAVVRIDTPGEADYYRNGGILQYVLRNMLKSG; from the coding sequence GTGACTAGCAAAGATTCGGTGAATTCGTTCGGCGCCCGTGACACCCTGAAGGTCGGCGACAACAGCTACCAGATCTATCGCCTTGATGCGGTCCCCAACACGGCGAAACTCCCTTACAGCCTGAAAGTCCTGGCGGAGAACCTGCTGCGGAACGAGGACGGCAGCAACATCACCAAGGATCACATCGAGGCCATCGCCAACTGGGACCCGGAGGCGGAGCCCAGCATCGAGATCCAATACACGCCGGCGCGGGTGGTTATGCAGGACTTCACCGGTGTGCCCTGCATCGTCGACCTGGCCACCATGCGTGAGGCGATCGGCGACCTGGGCGGCAAGGCGGAGAAGGTCAACCCGCTGGCACCGGCCGATCTGGTGATCGACCACTCGGTGATCGCCGACCTGTTCGGCCGCGCCGACGCGTTCGAGCGCAACGTCGAGATCGAGTACGAGCGCAACGGCGAGCGCTACCAGTTCCTGCGCTGGGGACAGGGCGCATTCCGCGACTTCAAGGTGGTGCCGCCGGGCACCGGCATCGTGCACCAGGTCAACATCGAATACCTGGCGCACGTGGTGATGGAACGCGACGGGATCGCCTACCCGGACACCTGTGTGGGCACCGACTCCCACACCACGATGGTCAACGGCCTCGGCGTGTTGGGCTGGGGCGTCGGCGGCATCGAAGCCGAAGCCGCGATGCTGGGCCAGCCCGTGTCGATGCTCATCCCGCGAGTGGTCGGGTTCAAGTTGACCGGTGAGATCCAACCGGGCGTGACCGCCACCGACGTCGTGCTGACCGTGACCGAAATGCTGCGCAAGCATGGCGTGGTCGGAAAGTTCGTGGAGTTCTACGGCGACGGTGTCGCCGAGGTCCCGTTGGCCAACCGCGCCACGCTGGGCAACATGAGCCCCGAATTCGGTTCTACCGCAGCCATTTTCCCGATCGACGAAGAGACCATCTCTTACCTGCGCTTCACCGGTCGCAGCGAGGAGCAGCTGGCCCTGGTCGAGGCCTACGCCAAAGAGCAAGGCATGTGGCACAACTCGGAGCACGAGCCGGCATTCTCCGAATACCTCGAGCTGGACCTGTCCGAGGTGGTGCCGTCGATCGCCGGGCCCAAGCGCCCGCAGGACCGGATCGCCTTGTCGGAAGCCAAGTCCACGTTCCGCGGCCAGATTCCCAACTACGTCGGTGACGACCCGGAGAAGAAGGACTACTCCAAGCTCGACGAGGCGGTGGACGAGTCCTTCCCGGCCAGCGATCCCGGCCAGCCGCAGAACGGCCATGCCGACGACAAGCCGAAGGTGCATTCGGCTGCCGCGCATGCCGAAGGAAGGGTCAGCAACCCGGTGCGGGTGAAGTCCGACGAATACGGCGAGTTCGTACTGGACCACGGCGCCGTGGTGATCGCCGCGATCACCTCGTGCACCAACACCTCCAACCCCGAGGTCATGTTGGGCGCAGCCCTGCTGGCCCGCAACGCCGTCGACAAAGGCCTGACCTCCAAGCCGTGGGTGAAGACCACCATGGCGCCGGGCTCCCAGGTGGTCAACGACTACTACGAAAAGGCCGGTCTCTGGCCGTATTTGGAGAAGCTCGGCTTCTATCTGGTGGGGTACGGCTGCACCACCTGCATCGGCAACTCCGGCCCGCTGCCAGAAGAGATCTCCAAGGCCGTGAACGACAATGACCTCTCGGTGGCGGCCGTGCTGTCGGGCAACCGCAACTTCGAAGGCCGGATCAACCCCGACGTGAAGATGAACTACCTCGCGTCGCCGCCCTTGGTGGTCGCCTATGCGCTGGCCGGGACCATGGACTTCGACTTCGAGTCCGAGGCGCTGGGGCAGGACAAAGACGGCAACGACGTCTTCCTCAAAGACATCTGGCCGTCGCAGAAGGATGTCTCGGACACCATCGCGTCGGCGATCAACCAGGAGATGTTCACCAAGAACTACGCCGATGTGTTCAAGGGTGACGAGCGGTGGCAGAACCTGCCGACGCCGAGCGGTGACACTTTCGAGTGGAACCCGGAGTCGACGTACGTGCGCAAGCCGCCGTACTTCGACGGGATGTCCGCCGAACCGGAACCCGTCACCGACATCAAGGGCGCTCGGGTGCTCGCGCTGCTCGGCGACTCGGTGACCACCGACCACATCTCCCCCGCCGGCAGCATTAAGCCGGGCACCCCGGCGGCGAAGTACCTCGACGAGCATGGCGTCGAGCGCAAGGATTACAACTCCTTCGGTTCGCGGCGCGGCAACCACGAGGTGATGATCCGCGGCACGTTCGCCAATATTCGGTTGCGCAACCAGTTGCTGGACGACGTCTCGGGTGGCTACACCCGCGACTTCACCCAGGATGATGCGCCGCAGGCGTTCATCTACGACGCCGCGCAAAACTATGCGGAGCAGGACATTCCGCTGGTTGTGCTGGGCGGCAAGGAGTACGGATCCGGTTCGTCACGCGACTGGGCCGCCAAAGGCACCTGGCTGCTGGGCGTGCGCGCGGTGATCACCGAGTCGTTCGAGCGTATTCACCGCTCCAACCTGATCGGAATGGGCGTCATACCGCTGCAATTCCCCGAAGGAAAGTCGGCGGAATCGTTGGGGCTCGACGGTACCGAGGTTTTCGACATCACCGGCATCGAGGAACTCAACGACGGCAAGACGCCCAAGACCGTGCACGTCAAGGCCAGCAAGGACTCCGGCGATCCGATCGAGTTCGACGCGGTGGTGCGCATCGACACACCCGGTGAGGCGGACTACTACCGCAACGGCGGCATCTTGCAGTACGTGCTGCGCAACATGCTCAAGTCGGGCTAG
- the ripB gene encoding NlpC/P60 family peptidoglycan endopeptidase RipB, with product MRHRRIRLISLAWITALVTGLLIALAAPAEADPGQWDPTLPATISAGAPGDPLAVANASLQATAQATQTTLDLGKQFLGGLGINLGGDVPAASSGNTSPSRIPRANGKQAIEYVIRRAGSQMGVPYSWGGGTLEGPSKGIDSGANTVGFDCSGLMRYAFSGVGVLIPRFSGDQYNAGKHIPPDQARRGDLIFYGPGGSQHVTMYLGNGQMLEASGSAGKVTISPVRKPGMTPFVTRIIDY from the coding sequence ATGCGCCACAGACGAATTCGCTTGATCAGCCTAGCCTGGATCACCGCCTTGGTGACCGGGCTGCTGATCGCTTTAGCGGCCCCCGCCGAGGCCGACCCCGGCCAGTGGGATCCCACCCTGCCAGCCACCATCAGTGCGGGCGCCCCAGGGGATCCGCTCGCGGTGGCCAACGCGTCGTTGCAAGCCACCGCTCAGGCCACCCAGACCACGCTCGACTTGGGCAAGCAGTTCCTCGGTGGGCTGGGCATCAACCTCGGCGGTGACGTGCCCGCGGCCAGCAGCGGCAACACCAGCCCCAGCCGCATACCGCGCGCCAACGGCAAGCAAGCCATCGAATACGTGATCCGCCGCGCCGGATCGCAGATGGGCGTGCCGTATTCGTGGGGCGGCGGCACGCTGGAGGGCCCCAGCAAGGGTATCGACTCCGGCGCCAACACCGTCGGCTTCGACTGCTCGGGCCTGATGCGTTATGCCTTCTCTGGCGTCGGCGTGCTGATCCCGCGATTCTCCGGCGACCAGTACAACGCCGGCAAGCACATTCCCCCTGATCAGGCCCGCCGCGGCGACCTCATCTTCTATGGCCCGGGGGGCAGCCAGCACGTGACCATGTACCTGGGTAACGGTCAGATGCTGGAGGCTTCCGGCAGCGCCGGCAAGGTCACCATCAGCCCGGTGCGCAAACCCGGTATGACTCCGTTCGTCACCCGCATCATCGACTACTAA
- a CDS encoding DUF6676 family protein, with amino-acid sequence MTGQEFVGQLPQFIPFLPAYIPQDVDMNAIKAQVAASGVSAPPAALPGLLDVVHHAREEGIDLKIVLLDHNPPNDTPLRDISTVVGADYPDATVLTLSPSYVGSYSTHFPRVTLEAGEDHSKTGNPVQSAQNFLNELSTPEFPWTAWTIVVLIAVLAAAVGTRFAQRRFKQSATTPPTGETPADEPGQGL; translated from the coding sequence ATGACCGGGCAAGAGTTCGTCGGGCAGCTACCGCAGTTCATTCCGTTCCTGCCGGCCTACATCCCGCAGGACGTCGACATGAACGCGATCAAGGCCCAGGTCGCCGCTTCCGGGGTCAGCGCCCCACCAGCGGCCCTCCCGGGATTGCTCGATGTGGTCCATCACGCGCGCGAGGAGGGCATCGACCTCAAGATCGTGCTGCTCGACCACAACCCGCCCAACGACACCCCGCTGCGTGACATCTCGACCGTGGTGGGAGCCGACTACCCCGACGCCACCGTCCTCACGCTCAGCCCCAGTTATGTCGGCAGTTACAGCACCCACTTCCCCCGGGTCACGTTGGAGGCCGGTGAAGATCACTCGAAAACCGGCAACCCGGTGCAATCGGCGCAGAACTTCCTCAACGAATTGAGCACGCCCGAATTTCCGTGGACCGCCTGGACGATCGTGGTGCTGATCGCCGTGCTCGCCGCGGCGGTCGGCACCCGGTTTGCCCAGCGCCGCTTCAAGCAGTCAGCAACGACGCCACCGACCGGCGAAACCCCGGCGGATGAACCCGGTCAAGGTCTCTAG